Within the bacterium genome, the region TTATCTACACCTGGCAAATCTGATGAAATATAGAATTTATCTATTCCCCGAGAAGTATATATAATCGTTCTCTTCTCTGCATCCCATACGGAAGCCCCTATTTTATATGTCCCGGGAATTAATAACGGAAGTTCCAACTTAACTTCTACAAAACCTTCCCCTTCTATGTTGCCCATTTTTATAGTATCAATGGCTGTAGTAGTAGCACAACATTGAATACCATCAATAGTTCTTACTATTCCTACCGTAAACACAGGATTTTCTATTTTTTTATACGCATTATATGGTATTTTTGCAACTATAGTTTCCCCCATACGGAAAGTATCCTTTCGCACCCCTTTCTCATCAAACAACTCTATTTCTCCAATATGAATGATTTTTGAATCTATATTTGTAATATTTTCTTTGTTTTTTACGCCCGGCACCTGATTATAAACCCTTCTTTCATAATCATCAATAACTCTTTCGGAGTCACCGCTGTCTATTGTTTTTCCTTTTGATACTAAAATTGACTTTTTGCACAACCCTTTTACCGTAGTTAAATTATGAGATATGAACAGTATTGATTTATCTTCCATAAATTTCTTCATTCTTTCCAGACATTTCGCCTGAAAACTTATATCGCCGACCGATAATATTTCATCTATTAACAAAATATCCGGCTCGCTGTGAATCGCTATCGCAAAACCCAATCTTATATACATACCGCTGGAATAATGTTTCACGGGAGCATCAAGAAAATCCCCTATATCCGCAAAGTCCACAATGGAATCAAACTTCTCGTTTATTTCTTTTTTACTCATTCCTAATATCGCTCCATTAATATATATGTTTTCCCGTCCCGTCAACATTTGATGAAACCCTGCCCCGAGTTCTATAAGTGCACCAACTTTGCCCTTCATCTCTATCTTTCCCTTGTCCGGCATAAAGATTCCGTTCAGAAGTTTTAACAACGTAGTCTTTCCCGAACCATTTGGGCCGATAATTCCCAGCGCTTCGCCTTTTTTTAACTCAAAAGAAATCCCATCCAGCGCCCAGAACTCATCTTTTCGTAATTTACCGGAATTTCTGTTCATCCCAATGCTTGACTTTATAATGTCCCCCGCTCCGTATAACATTGAGTTCTTTAAACTCTTGCAGAACTTCTTGCTGACATTTTCTACTTTTACCACTGTTTCCGAACTTAAATCATTTTTCATAATATTATTCTAAACAAAACAACAAACCACAAGATTTCACAGATTTTCACAAGATTACAACAAAAGGAAAAGTACGATCCCATTTTAGCTAACTTTTCCCTATTTTTCCTATATATCACTCGTTATCGTTTTTGCAATATAATTTTTGCTTTGGAATCATTTTTTATCTTTACTTCGGATTTTTATTCGGGGGAACGGGGAAATAGGGTAAAAAAAAACCCTGGCAGTACTTACTCTTCCATCCCGTCACCAGGATAGTACCATCAGCTCCTGAGGCTTAACGACCGTATTCGAAATGGGAACGGGTGTGTCCCTCAGAATATAACCACCAAGATTATGTTGCAGAGAATATGCAAATAAATAGTTTTGTCAATAACTTTTTACAAAAAAGTGTTTAAAAGTAAGTTTCGGATTAGAAAAAACGATTGACAAGAAGACCAATCATATTAAAATAAACGACAGTTTGCTAAAATTTTTTTATTTTGCGACTAAAGTGTAATAAAAGAATATATGGCGGTGTAGCCAAGCGGTAAGGCAGTGGTCTGCAAAACCACTATGCAGCGGTTCGAATCCGCTCGCCGCCTTGCAAAAAGGTATATAAGTAGTTTTTTAATTATCTCATTCTATTTTTGCATTTTAATTTTTTTACAAACTCTTATGTTAATTAGAGATTGTTATCCCGTGTTAACGGGGGATTTTTGATTTAAAAATGAATCAATCTCCTTATGTTGTTTATACTTCAGATAAATCCGGGGCAAAAGGTTTGGGAATATGGAAAGATATGTTCCGGGAACTGCGGAAAAGCAAAGAGCTTATAATCCGCTTGTTCCTGAGAGATTTAATCGGCAGATACAAGCAATCTCTTTTTGGATATTTCTGGGTGCTCATAAATCCTTTTGTTGCAATCGGAACATTTATACTATTGAACAGAGCAGGGATTTTGAACATTAGACCGACGGACATTCCATATCCTTTGTTTGCATTGATAGGCTTATCTGTCTGGCAATTGTTTTCCGGTGGAGTAACGATAGGTTCTCATTCTATTTTAGCCGCAGGCAGTATGATTTCGAAAATAAATTTCCCGCGCGAAGCTTTGGTATTTTCAGCTATGGGACAGGTAATATTTGATTTCCTTGTACGATTTTGCCTGGTTATTTTACTTTTCATAGTATTCAAGTTTGTACCGAGTTGGGGAATATTGCTGTTCCCATTTGCGCTTATCCCGCTTATACTTTTAACGTTGGGATTAAGTATGATATTATCCGTCATTAATGCCGTAGTAAGGGACACTATGAATATGATATCCATACTTTTGACTTTCTGTATGTTTTTGACGCCTGTTTTGTATCCCGTACCAATTAGATTTTCCAGGCTTTTTAAGTTTAACCCGTTAAGTCCGTTAATTACTGCGCCAAGGGATTTAATAGCGTATGGACATATAAAAGAACCAACGGGTTTCGTCATTATGTCTGTAGTTTCTGTCCTCGTATTTTTGGTCTGCTGGCAGATATTCCACCTCGCAGAGACAAAACTTCCGGAACGAATGTAGTAGAAATATGCGTAGTTCACCCTCTAAACCATCTTTTCCAAAAATAGCATTTATAAAACCATACTGGGGAATACGAGAGTTTTTTTGCGGGACTTTCTATAGAGACTCCGAAGACAACAACTTCGTCGAAACGTTAACGGAAAAATTTAGGAACAAATTAAATATAAAAGGAACGATTATCCCCACAAGCAGCGGTAGAACGGCATTTGAATTAGCTCTAAAAGTTTTGAAAAACGAATATCCTAAAAGAGACAAAGTCGTAATCCCTACTTATGGATGCAAAGGCACTTTTGACCCTGTAATAAAAGCAGGACTGAAACCTGTTTTAGTGGATATAGGAGAAGATTTAAACATAACGTCTTCCACAGTAAAAGATTATTTAAACACAGAAGTTTTGGCACTACTTATCCCCCATTTATCCGGATGTAAAGCAGAAATAGAGAGCTTGGCAAAAATGGCAAAAGAAAAAGGCATAATCGTTATTGAAGATGTATGCCAGAGTTTAGGCGGTAGAGACTCTAAAGGTTTTTGGGGAACACAATACTACATGGCGATTTTCTCGTTTGGAATGGGGAAAAACCTGATGGCTACGTCAGGCGGGATGTTAGTTTCAAATATTCTTGAAAAAGAAATCCTTGAAGAATCAAAGAATTTGGGAAACGAAAACACCGGGACGGTAAAGAAAAGATTTGAAAACGTAGTGTGGAAATATTTCTTAAAAAAGGATATTGAGTTTGAAAGCAGGAATATAATTAGTTCTTATAAATACAATAAAATGCACCCGTTGGATGCAAGGTTATTGTCCATACAATTAGATAGACTGGAAACTGTTTTACAAAAAAGACGAAACAATGCCGAAAAAGTAATAAAAGCGCTAAAACAAACGGGATTGAAATTCCATTTACAGTGCGATAAAAATAATGTTTATACCAAGTTATCTCTAATATTTGAAAATGCAGACGAATGTTCCAAATTAAAAAGTAGTTTTCATAAAATGGGCATCGAGCCCGAAGAAATGTATACCCCATTGCATTTGAAAAATGCGGGAATAAAGTCTTGTTGCCCTTATTCTGAAAAGGTGTACAAAAATATATTCAATATACCCATACGACCAAACCTCAAGAATAAAGAACTGAATATGATTTTTAAGGCGATTCTTAATGCTACGTAAAACTATAGTAAAAAATGTAACAACTGGTAATAAATGTAATAACTGAAATCAATGTGACAGGTAGTATAATTAGTAACAATAAATTATAGCAAGCTCTTTGACGATAGTCATTAGAGATTGCTATCCAGAAGCGTAGTGTAGGACACTTTTTACAGTTCTTGCTTTTATTGCACAAAAAGGCTTGACTTTTTGTCAATTATTCAATAAGAATACTACATTATGGTTATTACAATAGACGGACCTGCCGGAAGTGGAAAATCTACAACTGCAAAACTTGTCGCACAAAAACTCGGATTCAAATATCTCGACACCGGCGCCACGTACAGAGTCGTCGCCCTTGCTGTCCTGAAAAATAATATATCCCCCTCAAATGAAAAGGAAGTAGAAAAATTAGTTCCCGAACTTAATATTCGTTTTGTAGATACAAAAATACTCCTGAATGATGAAGACGTTTCCTCCCAAATAAGAACCGAGGAAATCGGGAAACTCGCATCCCTTTGCTCCACATACAAAGGAGTCCGTGAAAATATGGTCAAACTGCAACGCAAAATAGCCCAAAATCAATCAATCGTTTGCGAAGGCAGGGATATGGGAACGGTCGTATTCCCGAATGCAGAAATAAAAATATATATGGACGCAAACGTTGAAACGAGAGCAAAAAGAAGAGAAAAAGAATTATCCGAAAAAGGAACTCCCGAAAGTTTCGAATCTATTATAGAAAGTATAAAGTCGAGAGATAAACAGGACAGCACAAGAAAACATTCCCCCCTGAAAATACCGGATGGTGCCATAGTTATAGATACCACAAACCTCAGCATAGAAGAACAAGTCATAAAAATTACAGAAATAGTAGGCAGTAGGTAGGGAACAAAATAAATATGATGAAATTACGATACCGTATAGGCACAAAAGTCATTAACTATATGTGGACGATATTATTTGGATTTCAAGTGGAAGGCAGGGAAAATATTCTTGAAAATGTCGGTCTGATTATTGCTCCAAACCACCTGTCAAATTTTGACCCTCCATTGGTCGGAACTGCCGCATGGAACCGTGAATGCTACTTCTTATCGAAAACTTCGGTGTTTTTTTCCAGCAAGTTCGCCACTTTCATAATGAAAGCGTTTAATGCTTATCCTATTAACATAGAAAAACCGGAAAAAACCACATTCGATTATACTAAAGAGGTATTGCGCAAAAAATTTGCGATAATAATGTTCCCGGAAGGCACAAGAAGTAAAGTAGGGCATTTGAACGAATTTAACGAAGGAGTTGCCTGGATGGCTTTTCAATTCAATGTTCCAATAATCCCGGTTCTCGTCGTCAATACAAATACTCCTCTTATTACCCAGATGTTTAGAAAAACCAGTGTGTTGATAAAACTCGGCAAACCAATTCCTACCGATTTTTATCGTCAATTTAAAAACTCAAAAGAAGCCCGTAAAATGATAACACGGGAATTAAAATCCCGTATTGAAGAAATGGCAAGAGACTTAAAAAAATAAATGCGAATTTTTCTTATACCTAATTACGGATTTTGTTTTGGAGTAAAACGCTCCATAGATATTGCATATCACACGATAAAAAACAACAAAACGCCGGCTTATACGTGGGGACACATAATACATAATCCCCAAGTCGTTGCTCAACTTGAAAAAACCGGTGTAAGCGCTTTAGACAGTCTTAAAGGAATAACACCCGGAAAGTTAATCATCCGTTCACACGGGGTAAGCCCGGAATTTATACCCAAAGCCCAGAAAATGGGGTTTGAAATAATAGACGCTACCTGTCCTTTCGTTCAGAAAGCCCAGGAGTACGCAAAAAGATTGTGTAACGAAGGATACAACGTTGTGGTAATCGGAGCTGCGGAACACCCCGAAGTCCAGGGAATTATCGGACATACAAATTTCAGAGCCACAGTCATAAACGAGATGAAAGCCATTGCAAAATTACCTAGAGTTCAAAAACTCGGCATCGTTTCTCAAACGACTCTTTCCCCGGAAATATTTGCGGAAATGGTAGGGAAACTTTTATCCAAAGCGGAAGAAGTCCGCGTATATAATACAATCTGCAGAGCCGTTATCTCACGCCAGCAAGAAACACTGGAATTGGCTAAAAAAGTTAAATTAATGATAATCGTGGGAGGAAAAAATTCGGCAAATACAAAAAGATTAGCCGAACTTGCGCGAAGTCAGGGGTGCGAAGCCTACCAGATAGAAACAAAAGACGAAATAAAAAAACAATGGTTCAAAAATAAATTATCCGTTGGCGTAACCGCTGGAACTTCCACCCCGGACTGGATAATCCTTGAAGTCGTACAGGCTATAAAAAATCTGTCCCTTTCTAAGAAGAAACCCTGACCTACCTATTGGAGCAACCCCATTGAAGATAGACAAAAAGAAGCGACCTTAAAAGGTCGCGCTACGTCACACGAAAGCACAAAAAAAAGGAAGGGAGTCACGAAAAGACATCCAACAGAGAGATTCTTCGTCTTCGACTCAGAATGACAATCTCAAAAGGTTTGTTAGACCACTTTAGACGAATTGGCACTATTTAATTAAGTTTATCTTCTTTATCTTTTTATGATTCCCGTCTTTTAACTCACAGAAATATATCCCGCTGCTTACCTTTTTCCCGTCATCGTTCCTACCATCCCAGATAATTTGGGAAATAGTTAATCGGAAATAGTTAATCGGAAATTGGCGAACCAAACGACCGGAAACGTCTCGAATCGTTAACTGCAAATTTTTTGTCTGATTAGCAACTCCGGAATAACTAATAACGGTTTTCTGAATGAACGGATTTGGAGATATGTCCAATTGCAGATTTGGAATTTTGGATTGCGAGTTGGCGTTTTCTTCAATACCAACCAATTTCTTTGTTTTCAGAATCCAATTATCAGGGTCAAAAATTACATTTTCAGGTTTTATATTCAAAGACAAATTAAATTGCTGATAATCTAAAGAATCTTCTAATACAAAACTTACGGTATCCCCGGTAAGATTATTTACTTTTATATCTATCGGCATCTTAAATGAAGGGACATTATAATTATGCGACTGCACTTGTTTGACAAATATGTTCAAGTTAAAACTGTCAACGGCAAGCGAGTCATACCAGAAAGCATACTCATAATCGGGATGTCCTGCCTTATATATCCATTCGTCAAAAAACCAGTCCAAATCTTTGCCATACATACCTTCAGCAAGGTTTTGAAAATCTGCCGTACTTGCAATTTTATATTTATAAGTAGCATAATAATTTTTTAGGATTGCAAAAAATAAACTATCGCCGGTCAGGTGTCTTAACATATGAAGCACGGAAGCACCTTTTTCATAAGTCGTGTTTGACCACAAGCCCTGTTCAGGTGGATTATAAATAGCAAAAGGATACCCCAGAGTAGAGTCTCCATATGTAAGATGCCAATCCATAATGCTTGTTTTCATATAATCTTTGTAAGATGCTCCGCTCTGCCAGTGTTCCGAATATAAAGCTTCACAATAAGTGGCAAATCCTTCATTCAACCAGATATCTTTAGTGCTAATCGGAGTAATTGAGCCTCCCCACCACTGGTGAGAAGTTTCATGAGCAATCGTCATCTCACGGGTATGGTCATTAGGTATGGGCAACGCAAAAAACACGTTTGTTGGATATTCCATCGCCCAACTTAAAGAAGGTAAGCGGACAAATCCATATTTTTCATTAAAAAAAGGATACTTGTCTCCAAATGTATCAGAAAAGAAAGTAAGCATATCCGGAACGTTAGAAAATGCGGTTAACGCACTCGCAGAATCAGATCGGAATACGAAATTATTAACAGGCATAGTATCCCCTTTATAACTAAAAGTATCGCGCAGAATAACATATTTAGAAATTGAAAACGCTGCATACCAGGTAGGTATTGAATAATTTTCCACCCATTTATATTTACACTTTGTACTTATGGTATCGACTTTTTCCAGCAACCCGTTTGCTACCACATAATAAACTGAAGGAACGGTTATTGAAAAACAGAACTTCGCCTTATCCGTAAAAACGTCATTACATGGGAACCAGTATCTTGCACCTACGGGCAACTCGCTTGTAGGCCATGGAACACTCATTGTATACGCAATTCCCGCATTAGTCGTGCTGTAATATAATCCTTCCGAAGGTGTCCCGTTATAGCCAACTCCGATTACAAAAGTATCGCCTGCCGTAATAGTCGTTCCCGAACTGACATTCAATAATGTATTTATTCCTGTGTCGGTTCTGCTATAATTAACATTAATTCCGTTAACCTTAATGCTATCAATATTCAACCCGACGAAATTAAGTTTTGTAGTATCTATGTTTTCCGTTGCTACGGCAGTGATTTCTGTCCATCCTTTTGTTATTTGCTTGCCCGGGAAAGCAATATCAAGCAGGATATCATAATTTATTACATCATAACCTGAAATACTATCCGCTAAACTAAGTTTTGTATTAACTGTTTGTCTTGAAAGATTTTCGCGAAGGGATGACTCTTTTTCTGAGAATAAAGGCGTTCTAAAAGACAAAATAGCAATTATCAGTATCAACATTTTAGTAAATATATCTATTTGATTTTAATTGGCAAGTTTTAAATTACTTAAAAACATCCTAAAATAATAATGTTCCTCTTTTATCTCACGCAATCTTCTAACATTCCACATAAAAGCCTTAAAAATCATATACACTATATAAAATCTTGTCTTTTGTGTAATCTTTGCCCTGGGATTAATTTTATACCATATTTTAAGGAATCCGCCCGAGGCGGGTTCAAAATACAATTTTGAATAAGCATTTTTATTCCATAAGAAATCACCAATATTCTGTAGAATAATTTTTATGGACGGAAACCCGACAATGGATTTACCAAGTTTATAAAATTTTAAATACGCATAAATTGAATTTCGCAAATCCATATAATATCTAAATTCGGCATTTTTAGAATCTTTTAACCAATGGTAAGCTTTTGCATTTTCTACATATTTTGCAGTTAATCCGCATATCTTACATCTTAAGAAAAAATCAAGGTCTTCGTTATAGATTTCATATCTTTCATCAAAATATTTATCCATTTTCGCCAGCGCTTTTCTTTGCATCATAAAAATCGCAGAAATCACGGGATATTCTTTTGCCGCAAAAATAGGAAAAATAGGAATTCCATTAGGAAAATACGGAACCGTATATAAAATCACCGCCGGGGCGGGATGTTCCATATCATAATTACCGCCTGCCTGCCTGCCGTCAGGCATGGAGCGATTCATTTGAGCTAATAACTCGTTAATGCATTCTTTATCCAACCATACATCCGCATCTATAAAAACAAGAATATTCCCGCAGGAATTAACTATTCCAAGGTTTCTTGCGTAAGCCGCACCGCTTCTTTCCGAAGCACAAAAACACTTCACACCGGGATAATTTTTACGAATAAAATCGAAAGTATTATCCGTTGAAGCATCGTCTATAACTATTATTTCAAAAATATTATTAAGGGTTAAATTATAGATAGAATCTATACATTTTCCAACGTATTCCCGACTATTATGGGTGGGGATGATAAAAGATACCATATTTTATTGAGTTAAGCAAACTTGTCTGCAAAAAACATCCGTGAATACAATAACAGTTTTTTATTTTTTTCCTGAAATCATCCATCTTTTTTGATTGCCATAATTTATGGAAATCAAGGTCAAAATCTCTTATATTAAGTTTTGATTCTATCAATTCGCAACCCGCAACCTTCCCGTCAGGATAAAGCACGCCAATTTGATTCCCGGCAACACAATCAACGATTTTACAATTTGTTTCTATTAATTCGATTTCCTTTTTCAACCCCAGCAAAGAAAAAGACAAATCAACGGCAAGCTTT harbors:
- a CDS encoding ABC transporter ATP-binding protein — encoded protein: MKNDLSSETVVKVENVSKKFCKSLKNSMLYGAGDIIKSSIGMNRNSGKLRKDEFWALDGISFELKKGEALGIIGPNGSGKTTLLKLLNGIFMPDKGKIEMKGKVGALIELGAGFHQMLTGRENIYINGAILGMSKKEINEKFDSIVDFADIGDFLDAPVKHYSSGMYIRLGFAIAIHSEPDILLIDEILSVGDISFQAKCLERMKKFMEDKSILFISHNLTTVKGLCKKSILVSKGKTIDSGDSERVIDDYERRVYNQVPGVKNKENITNIDSKIIHIGEIELFDEKGVRKDTFRMGETIVAKIPYNAYKKIENPVFTVGIVRTIDGIQCCATTTAIDTIKMGNIEGEGFVEVKLELPLLIPGTYKIGASVWDAEKRTIIYTSRGIDKFYISSDLPGVDKNYGFFVPKAQWKV
- a CDS encoding ABC transporter permease → MNQSPYVVYTSDKSGAKGLGIWKDMFRELRKSKELIIRLFLRDLIGRYKQSLFGYFWVLINPFVAIGTFILLNRAGILNIRPTDIPYPLFALIGLSVWQLFSGGVTIGSHSILAAGSMISKINFPREALVFSAMGQVIFDFLVRFCLVILLFIVFKFVPSWGILLFPFALIPLILLTLGLSMILSVINAVVRDTMNMISILLTFCMFLTPVLYPVPIRFSRLFKFNPLSPLITAPRDLIAYGHIKEPTGFVIMSVVSVLVFLVCWQIFHLAETKLPERM
- a CDS encoding aminotransferase class V-fold PLP-dependent enzyme — its product is MRSSPSKPSFPKIAFIKPYWGIREFFCGTFYRDSEDNNFVETLTEKFRNKLNIKGTIIPTSSGRTAFELALKVLKNEYPKRDKVVIPTYGCKGTFDPVIKAGLKPVLVDIGEDLNITSSTVKDYLNTEVLALLIPHLSGCKAEIESLAKMAKEKGIIVIEDVCQSLGGRDSKGFWGTQYYMAIFSFGMGKNLMATSGGMLVSNILEKEILEESKNLGNENTGTVKKRFENVVWKYFLKKDIEFESRNIISSYKYNKMHPLDARLLSIQLDRLETVLQKRRNNAEKVIKALKQTGLKFHLQCDKNNVYTKLSLIFENADECSKLKSSFHKMGIEPEEMYTPLHLKNAGIKSCCPYSEKVYKNIFNIPIRPNLKNKELNMIFKAILNAT
- the cmk gene encoding (d)CMP kinase; amino-acid sequence: MVITIDGPAGSGKSTTAKLVAQKLGFKYLDTGATYRVVALAVLKNNISPSNEKEVEKLVPELNIRFVDTKILLNDEDVSSQIRTEEIGKLASLCSTYKGVRENMVKLQRKIAQNQSIVCEGRDMGTVVFPNAEIKIYMDANVETRAKRREKELSEKGTPESFESIIESIKSRDKQDSTRKHSPLKIPDGAIVIDTTNLSIEEQVIKITEIVGSR
- a CDS encoding lysophospholipid acyltransferase family protein, coding for MMKLRYRIGTKVINYMWTILFGFQVEGRENILENVGLIIAPNHLSNFDPPLVGTAAWNRECYFLSKTSVFFSSKFATFIMKAFNAYPINIEKPEKTTFDYTKEVLRKKFAIIMFPEGTRSKVGHLNEFNEGVAWMAFQFNVPIIPVLVVNTNTPLITQMFRKTSVLIKLGKPIPTDFYRQFKNSKEARKMITRELKSRIEEMARDLKK
- a CDS encoding 4-hydroxy-3-methylbut-2-enyl diphosphate reductase, with protein sequence MRIFLIPNYGFCFGVKRSIDIAYHTIKNNKTPAYTWGHIIHNPQVVAQLEKTGVSALDSLKGITPGKLIIRSHGVSPEFIPKAQKMGFEIIDATCPFVQKAQEYAKRLCNEGYNVVVIGAAEHPEVQGIIGHTNFRATVINEMKAIAKLPRVQKLGIVSQTTLSPEIFAEMVGKLLSKAEEVRVYNTICRAVISRQQETLELAKKVKLMIIVGGKNSANTKRLAELARSQGCEAYQIETKDEIKKQWFKNKLSVGVTAGTSTPDWIILEVVQAIKNLSLSKKKP
- a CDS encoding M1 family aminopeptidase translates to MLILIIAILSFRTPLFSEKESSLRENLSRQTVNTKLSLADSISGYDVINYDILLDIAFPGKQITKGWTEITAVATENIDTTKLNFVGLNIDSIKVNGINVNYSRTDTGINTLLNVSSGTTITAGDTFVIGVGYNGTPSEGLYYSTTNAGIAYTMSVPWPTSELPVGARYWFPCNDVFTDKAKFCFSITVPSVYYVVANGLLEKVDTISTKCKYKWVENYSIPTWYAAFSISKYVILRDTFSYKGDTMPVNNFVFRSDSASALTAFSNVPDMLTFFSDTFGDKYPFFNEKYGFVRLPSLSWAMEYPTNVFFALPIPNDHTREMTIAHETSHQWWGGSITPISTKDIWLNEGFATYCEALYSEHWQSGASYKDYMKTSIMDWHLTYGDSTLGYPFAIYNPPEQGLWSNTTYEKGASVLHMLRHLTGDSLFFAILKNYYATYKYKIASTADFQNLAEGMYGKDLDWFFDEWIYKAGHPDYEYAFWYDSLAVDSFNLNIFVKQVQSHNYNVPSFKMPIDIKVNNLTGDTVSFVLEDSLDYQQFNLSLNIKPENVIFDPDNWILKTKKLVGIEENANSQSKIPNLQLDISPNPFIQKTVISYSGVANQTKNLQLTIRDVSGRLVRQFPINYFRLTISQIIWDGRNDDGKKVSSGIYFCELKDGNHKKIKKINLIK
- a CDS encoding glycosyltransferase, which encodes MVSFIIPTHNSREYVGKCIDSIYNLTLNNIFEIIVIDDASTDNTFDFIRKNYPGVKCFCASERSGAAYARNLGIVNSCGNILVFIDADVWLDKECINELLAQMNRSMPDGRQAGGNYDMEHPAPAVILYTVPYFPNGIPIFPIFAAKEYPVISAIFMMQRKALAKMDKYFDERYEIYNEDLDFFLRCKICGLTAKYVENAKAYHWLKDSKNAEFRYYMDLRNSIYAYLKFYKLGKSIVGFPSIKIILQNIGDFLWNKNAYSKLYFEPASGGFLKIWYKINPRAKITQKTRFYIVYMIFKAFMWNVRRLREIKEEHYYFRMFLSNLKLAN